Proteins encoded within one genomic window of Pseudalkalibacillus sp. SCS-8:
- the qoxD gene encoding cytochrome aa3 quinol oxidase subunit IV: protein MSELFPRKQIMGFVFSLVLTAVAMGVYFFDMSYAVAMTVLLVTAFLQAGLQLVVFMHAGETEDKGAIYANVYYGVIIALFTVFGTLLVLVWDMG, encoded by the coding sequence ATGAGCGAACTCTTTCCTCGTAAACAGATCATGGGATTTGTGTTCTCATTGGTGCTTACGGCAGTCGCGATGGGTGTCTATTTCTTCGACATGTCGTATGCCGTCGCGATGACGGTCCTTCTGGTCACGGCGTTCCTTCAAGCGGGCCTTCAGCTCGTCGTGTTCATGCACGCCGGTGAAACAGAAGATAAGGGTGCGATTTACGCGAACGTCTACTATGGCGTCATCATCGCCCTGTTCACCGTCTTCGGTACACTGCTCGTACTTGTATGGGATATGGGATAA
- the qoxA gene encoding cytochrome aa3 quinol oxidase subunit II has translation MKLKLALFALMMSVLTVLTGCEPLTVLDPKGPQAARLASDIWITMFMMAGIVIAVCVWLVIMLVKYRASKQPADYEPPHIEGNPWVEGILVGIPVIIVAILSVISVQSNYIVESAPKGYEDKEPLVVYASSSDWKWHFSYPEQDIETVNYLYIPTDRPLEFRLYSHGPITSFWIPQLGGQKYAMNDHVTTLHLAADVEGDFMGRNANFSGKGFAENKFDVTAMSQQEFDEWVKEVKETADPLTEEKFEELLEPGHLGRMTFTGTQQQFLPAPEHHHEGDKYEEHDKNKDGHEEKQDHHAASDKESDEKKHKNHNE, from the coding sequence ATGAAACTCAAGTTGGCATTGTTTGCATTGATGATGTCTGTTCTCACAGTTTTGACAGGATGTGAACCACTGACCGTCCTGGATCCGAAAGGACCGCAAGCGGCACGGTTGGCGAGTGACATCTGGATAACAATGTTCATGATGGCGGGGATTGTCATCGCAGTCTGCGTATGGCTTGTGATCATGCTGGTGAAATACCGTGCATCGAAACAGCCTGCAGACTATGAACCACCACATATCGAAGGGAATCCGTGGGTTGAAGGGATTCTTGTCGGTATTCCGGTCATCATTGTCGCAATCCTATCTGTCATTTCCGTTCAAAGTAACTATATTGTGGAATCAGCTCCGAAAGGCTACGAGGATAAAGAACCATTGGTCGTTTATGCGTCGTCCTCGGATTGGAAGTGGCATTTCAGCTATCCGGAACAAGATATTGAGACGGTCAACTACTTATACATCCCAACCGATCGTCCACTTGAATTCAGGCTCTATTCCCATGGACCGATTACGAGTTTCTGGATTCCTCAGCTCGGAGGACAAAAATACGCGATGAATGACCATGTCACGACACTGCATCTAGCAGCTGATGTTGAAGGAGACTTCATGGGACGAAACGCGAACTTCAGCGGTAAAGGTTTCGCAGAAAACAAGTTCGACGTAACAGCGATGTCTCAGCAGGAATTTGATGAGTGGGTGAAAGAGGTCAAGGAAACAGCGGATCCTCTAACGGAAGAAAAGTTCGAGGAGCTGCTTGAGCCAGGTCACCTAGGAAGGATGACGTTCACCGGTACACAGCAACAATTCTTACCGGCACCAGAGCATCATCACGAAGGTGACAAGTACGAAGAACATGACAAGAATAAAGATGGTCATGAGGAAAAACAGGACCATCATGCAGCTTCCGATAAGGAAAGCGATGAAAAGAAACACAAGAACCACAACGAATAG
- the qoxB gene encoding cytochrome aa3 quinol oxidase subunit I, with translation MEFFERFAIPHPSFAIYASMVAAGLTLIAIIAGLTYFKKWGYLWREWLTTVDHKRIGIMYLISALLMLFRGGVDAIMMRAQLAVPDNTLLDSQHYNEIFTTHGVVMILFMAMPFIIFFMNFVVPLQIGARDVAFPRLNALSFWLFFMGAMLFNISFMVGGSPDAGWTSYFPLADGESVGSHYYMIAIQIAGIGTLLTGINFLTTILKMRAPGMTLMKMPMFTWSILITSVIIIFAFPVLTVALAFGTMDLLFGTQFFTLDNGGMAMLWANLFWVWGHPEVYILILPAFGLYSEIISTFARRNLYGYKSMVGSMVLISLLSFVVWAHHFFTMGQGAFANSIFSITTMAIAVPTGVKIFNWLLTLWKGKIEFTTPMLYSILFIPLFTLGGVTGVMLAMSAADYQYHNTMFLVAHFHNVIIPGVVFAMLAGLTYYWPKMFGFMLNERIGKWTAWLLSIGFVLAFIPMYITGLDGQARRMYTYSESTGFGPMNMVSFIGAAIMAVGFVLIVYNIYYSVRYASRDIGADPWDARTLEWATHTPVPHYNFAVTPEVASSEALWDAKKNGHQLFKGEYKKIHMPNNSGVPFIMSCVFFVWGFALIFSLWIPAIITTIAIFVFMTLRSFEIDHGHYISVEEIEDTESEMRGA, from the coding sequence ATGGAATTCTTTGAACGATTTGCCATACCGCATCCTAGTTTTGCGATTTATGCTTCCATGGTCGCTGCTGGTCTTACGTTGATCGCGATCATCGCAGGACTCACGTACTTCAAAAAGTGGGGCTATCTATGGCGCGAATGGTTGACGACTGTTGACCATAAACGAATCGGGATCATGTATCTCATCTCCGCGTTATTGATGCTGTTCCGCGGTGGTGTCGATGCGATCATGATGCGTGCCCAGCTGGCGGTTCCAGACAATACGCTGTTGGATTCGCAGCACTATAATGAAATTTTCACAACACACGGGGTTGTCATGATCCTGTTCATGGCGATGCCTTTCATCATATTCTTTATGAACTTTGTTGTACCGCTTCAAATCGGAGCGCGTGACGTAGCATTCCCACGTTTGAATGCGCTCAGCTTCTGGCTGTTCTTCATGGGTGCGATGCTGTTCAACATCTCATTCATGGTCGGTGGATCACCGGACGCAGGATGGACATCGTACTTCCCGCTCGCTGACGGTGAATCAGTCGGTTCGCACTATTACATGATTGCGATCCAGATTGCCGGAATCGGTACGTTGCTGACAGGGATTAACTTCCTGACGACGATCCTGAAAATGAGAGCACCAGGCATGACGCTTATGAAAATGCCGATGTTCACTTGGTCGATCCTAATCACAAGTGTCATCATCATTTTCGCATTCCCGGTATTGACAGTTGCACTTGCATTCGGAACGATGGATCTCTTGTTCGGGACACAGTTCTTTACACTTGATAACGGTGGAATGGCGATGCTTTGGGCCAACCTGTTCTGGGTTTGGGGACACCCTGAAGTGTATATCTTGATTCTGCCGGCATTCGGACTTTACAGTGAAATCATTTCGACGTTTGCGCGTCGTAACCTATACGGCTACAAGTCAATGGTCGGTTCAATGGTCTTGATTTCACTTCTATCCTTCGTTGTCTGGGCCCACCACTTTTTCACAATGGGTCAAGGCGCGTTTGCAAACAGCATCTTCTCCATTACGACGATGGCGATTGCCGTTCCGACTGGAGTCAAGATTTTCAACTGGTTGCTCACATTATGGAAGGGTAAAATCGAGTTCACGACACCGATGCTTTATTCGATCCTATTCATTCCGCTCTTTACACTTGGCGGGGTGACAGGTGTCATGCTTGCGATGTCAGCGGCGGACTATCAGTATCACAATACGATGTTCCTTGTCGCTCACTTCCACAATGTAATCATTCCTGGTGTCGTATTCGCGATGCTAGCAGGTCTCACATATTACTGGCCGAAGATGTTCGGCTTTATGCTCAATGAAAGAATTGGGAAGTGGACCGCGTGGTTGCTTTCGATCGGATTCGTGCTTGCGTTCATTCCGATGTATATCACAGGCTTGGACGGTCAGGCGCGTCGTATGTACACGTACTCTGAGTCTACTGGATTCGGTCCGATGAACATGGTTTCCTTCATCGGTGCAGCAATCATGGCTGTCGGATTCGTACTGATCGTGTACAACATCTACTACAGTGTCCGTTATGCTTCACGTGATATCGGTGCTGACCCGTGGGATGCGCGTACCCTTGAGTGGGCGACGCACACACCGGTACCGCACTATAACTTTGCGGTCACGCCTGAAGTTGCTTCCAGCGAAGCACTTTGGGATGCGAAGAAAAATGGACATCAGTTGTTTAAAGGCGAGTACAAGAAGATTCACATGCCGAACAACAGTGGTGTGCCGTTCATCATGAGCTGTGTGTTCTTCGTATGGGGCTTCGCGCTCATCTTCAGCTTATGGATTCCGGCCATCATCACGACGATCGCAATCTTCGTCTTCATGACATTGCGTTCATTTGAAATCGATCACGGTCATTACATTTCTGTGGAAGAAATCGAAGACACAGAATCAGAAATGCGAGGTGCGTAA
- a CDS encoding DMT family transporter: MAKPIIYLLLLLLMIIWGFNVIAIKILVDYFAPITITAFRILTAGFVVMLILGMKKEFRKVNPKQIFYIIICALTGYLGHHYFLATGLTMTSASNTGLILGLVPLMTSLSAILFLGDRLTPLKFLGILLGFVGVSFIVLNGTGTLNGISLGDVFVFLCVVAQAISFVFIKKATQSMDARLITGWMQLLGAVFLFFVSLQIEPNGISTLTGKPIWVWGVFFASAILATGLGHMIYNKAIHQLGAGESAIFINLTPFFALMGAWLFLGESIQLSQLAGFFFIVTGVVLGTGALEHKKQYRVQRTVQKES, encoded by the coding sequence TTGGCAAAACCGATCATTTATCTGTTACTGCTGTTGCTTATGATTATCTGGGGTTTCAATGTCATTGCAATCAAAATATTAGTGGACTATTTTGCGCCGATTACGATTACAGCTTTCCGGATCCTAACGGCCGGCTTTGTCGTGATGCTTATATTAGGAATGAAAAAAGAATTTCGGAAGGTGAACCCGAAACAAATCTTCTATATCATCATCTGTGCGCTAACCGGTTATTTAGGACATCATTACTTTTTAGCAACCGGATTGACGATGACGAGTGCTTCAAACACAGGTCTCATATTGGGCCTTGTTCCGTTGATGACTTCGCTTTCCGCCATCCTGTTTCTTGGAGATCGATTGACTCCCTTGAAGTTTTTGGGAATTCTACTCGGTTTTGTTGGGGTTTCCTTCATCGTTCTGAATGGAACTGGAACACTGAACGGAATCTCTTTAGGTGATGTTTTCGTCTTCCTTTGTGTCGTGGCACAAGCGATCAGCTTCGTGTTCATCAAAAAAGCGACCCAATCAATGGATGCCCGTCTAATTACAGGATGGATGCAGCTTTTAGGCGCCGTGTTCTTATTTTTCGTCAGTTTACAAATTGAACCGAATGGAATCTCAACCCTTACCGGTAAACCGATTTGGGTGTGGGGCGTATTCTTCGCTTCAGCCATACTCGCCACAGGGCTCGGACATATGATCTATAACAAGGCGATTCATCAGCTCGGAGCAGGTGAATCGGCGATCTTCATCAACCTTACACCATTTTTCGCCTTAATGGGCGCATGGTTGTTTTTAGGGGAATCCATTCAACTGTCCCAGCTCGCCGGTTTCTTCTTTATCGTTACAGGTGTCGTATTAGGAACAGGAGCCCTCGAACATAAAAAACAATATCGCGTGCAGCGCACCGTTCAGAAGGAAAGCTGA
- a CDS encoding ABC transporter permease, translating to MISLIRNELMKIFQKKSSWIYLIIIVLAVIAGGIIYNITSGEPNENWRATIEAEIEHLQKNAEEAPEEEKQYINQRINQQQKYLDENVNPDAVSNWHYMNNVVFGTTVLVTLLAVIISSASVSSEFADGTIKQLLIRPHPRWAILLSKYISLIIYSLILVVTMIVSGYLVGLIIFGNGDFSAKIFEMAIEGQKVAEVGPQFFLKIAYYLPSLLIITAIAFMLSTLFKSQALAVGVGIFVLFVSSTLGGLIVFLAEKYEWAKYLIFPHLDLTIYALQDKILGDITLPISLLVLAMYYAVFMSLTFVFFQKRDISI from the coding sequence ATGATTTCTTTAATTCGAAATGAACTTATGAAAATATTCCAAAAGAAATCGAGCTGGATTTATCTCATCATCATTGTACTTGCGGTCATTGCAGGCGGAATCATTTACAATATCACTTCAGGTGAACCGAATGAGAATTGGCGGGCTACTATTGAAGCCGAGATTGAGCACTTACAGAAGAATGCAGAAGAAGCACCTGAAGAAGAAAAACAATATATTAATCAACGGATCAATCAACAACAGAAGTATCTCGATGAAAACGTTAATCCGGATGCGGTAAGTAACTGGCATTATATGAATAATGTTGTATTCGGCACGACTGTTCTCGTGACCCTTCTTGCTGTTATTATTTCCAGTGCGAGTGTTTCTTCTGAATTTGCAGATGGAACGATTAAGCAGCTGTTGATCAGGCCTCATCCAAGATGGGCAATTTTACTTTCAAAATATATCTCATTAATCATCTATTCACTAATTCTTGTTGTAACCATGATTGTTTCAGGATACCTTGTCGGTTTAATCATATTTGGAAATGGCGACTTTTCAGCTAAAATCTTTGAGATGGCTATAGAGGGACAGAAGGTAGCAGAGGTCGGGCCGCAGTTTTTCCTGAAGATCGCCTACTACCTACCAAGTCTATTGATCATTACGGCAATCGCCTTTATGCTGTCCACTTTATTTAAAAGTCAGGCTTTGGCTGTCGGGGTTGGAATCTTTGTCCTGTTTGTATCGTCCACACTTGGCGGGTTGATCGTCTTTTTGGCAGAGAAATACGAATGGGCAAAATATCTGATATTCCCGCATTTAGATTTAACGATCTATGCGCTGCAGGATAAGATTTTGGGAGACATTACACTACCAATCTCACTATTGGTCCTAGCCATGTACTATGCCGTATTCATGAGCCTGACGTTCGTCTTTTTCCAGAAGCGGGATATTAGTATCTAA
- a CDS encoding GNAT family N-acetyltransferase, with amino-acid sequence MVMDWVKKTFQELTKEELYTILQKRVDVFVVEQECPYPEVDGRDEECLHIWSEFDGEMAAYCRIVPPLQEEDHYSIGRVLITKKHRKQGIAREMMNVAIDVLVREMGVKTIALHGQEHLRHFYASFGFKEVSDVYLEDGIPHVDMLMEVEER; translated from the coding sequence ATGGTTATGGATTGGGTGAAGAAAACCTTTCAAGAGCTGACGAAAGAGGAGTTATATACGATTCTGCAAAAGCGAGTAGACGTATTTGTGGTGGAACAGGAGTGTCCTTATCCAGAAGTGGACGGGCGAGATGAAGAGTGCTTACATATCTGGTCTGAATTTGATGGGGAGATGGCAGCGTATTGCCGGATCGTTCCACCCCTTCAAGAAGAAGACCATTATTCGATTGGCAGGGTCCTGATAACAAAAAAACACCGCAAACAGGGAATTGCCCGTGAAATGATGAATGTTGCAATTGACGTCTTGGTTCGGGAAATGGGTGTGAAGACGATAGCACTTCATGGCCAGGAGCACCTGCGTCACTTTTATGCTTCATTCGGATTTAAAGAAGTATCAGACGTATACTTGGAGGACGGGATTCCACATGTGGACATGCTGATGGAAGTGGAGGAACGGTAA
- a CDS encoding GNAT family N-acetyltransferase yields the protein MEKILNPSVKLKYSLDQDDYKNILALKECCLEKENVTLKLELDYKLSRSLNESIGINKINEFMFYNGKTLIGYVGICQFGKETLEVNGMVHPEYRRQGVFTRLFSLVKDEWDKRKSQQMLLLSDRNSSSGIHFIKSTGAQYDNSEYDMFLTGEATEVTTPKPLSLRRALNEDAKEIARQNAIYFQVNSSDLILPEEEEKHGTEIYMAEVDQSIVGKVHLEVQNDVGGIYGLGVLPEFRGKGYGRDLLMKAVEKLKEKQVQQIMLQVAVKNSNALNLYRSCGFEETTTMDYYKLTK from the coding sequence ATGGAAAAAATCTTGAACCCTTCTGTAAAACTAAAATATTCGTTAGACCAAGATGATTATAAAAATATACTGGCTTTGAAAGAATGCTGCCTTGAAAAAGAAAATGTAACGCTGAAACTGGAGCTTGATTACAAATTAAGTAGATCTCTTAATGAGAGTATCGGTATAAATAAGATCAATGAATTTATGTTTTATAATGGGAAAACACTTATCGGCTATGTGGGGATCTGTCAATTCGGGAAAGAAACACTTGAAGTAAATGGGATGGTTCATCCTGAATATAGGAGACAGGGCGTCTTCACTCGTTTGTTTTCACTCGTTAAAGATGAATGGGATAAAAGGAAATCCCAGCAGATGCTACTGTTAAGCGACCGGAACTCTTCATCTGGCATTCATTTTATTAAAAGCACGGGTGCCCAATATGACAATTCAGAATACGATATGTTTTTGACAGGTGAAGCCACAGAAGTTACCACCCCAAAACCTTTAAGTCTTCGAAGAGCCCTTAATGAAGATGCAAAAGAGATTGCAAGACAAAATGCGATATACTTTCAAGTGAATTCTTCGGATTTAATACTCCCGGAGGAAGAAGAAAAGCACGGAACAGAGATTTATATGGCTGAGGTTGATCAATCGATTGTGGGAAAAGTTCATTTGGAAGTTCAGAATGATGTGGGTGGAATCTACGGATTAGGTGTCCTTCCGGAATTTCGAGGAAAAGGGTATGGAAGAGATCTATTGATGAAAGCAGTAGAGAAGCTAAAAGAAAAACAAGTTCAACAAATCATGCTTCAAGTTGCCGTGAAAAACAGTAATGCCCTAAACCTATATCGCTCTTGTGGATTCGAGGAGACTACTACGATGGATTATTACAAGCTAACGAAGTAA
- the qoxC gene encoding cytochrome aa3 quinol oxidase subunit III: MKIDHSLPLEYSTEENRLKIFGFWMFLGAEIMLFATLFATYFTLENRTGNGPTGAEIFVITPVLLETFLLLTSSFTIGLGIHAMRLGRQKAMLWFFGITLALGLGFLGVEIFEFFTYAHEGAGIQTSAFTSILLTTLGTHGAHVTVGLFWGLYIMIQVKKRGLTPETGNKSFIFSLYWHFLDVVWIFIFSFIYLKGML, from the coding sequence ATGAAAATTGATCACTCGCTGCCGTTAGAATATAGTACTGAAGAAAACAGATTGAAGATCTTTGGATTTTGGATGTTCCTTGGTGCGGAAATCATGCTGTTTGCGACGCTTTTCGCGACGTATTTCACATTGGAAAACCGCACGGGGAACGGTCCGACCGGCGCTGAGATTTTCGTAATCACGCCGGTTCTCCTTGAAACGTTCTTGCTTTTGACAAGTAGTTTTACAATCGGACTCGGTATCCATGCGATGCGTCTCGGTCGCCAGAAGGCGATGCTCTGGTTCTTCGGAATCACGCTCGCGCTCGGACTTGGATTCCTAGGCGTAGAGATTTTCGAATTCTTTACGTATGCGCATGAAGGAGCAGGCATCCAGACGAGTGCGTTCACGTCGATTCTGTTGACGACACTCGGAACACACGGGGCGCACGTTACCGTCGGTTTGTTCTGGGGTCTCTACATCATGATCCAGGTGAAGAAGCGTGGACTCACGCCTGAAACAGGTAACAAGTCATTCATCTTCTCGCTGTACTGGCACTTCTTGGACGTGGTTTGGATCTTCATCTTCAGTTTCATCTACTTGAAAGGAATGTTGTAA
- a CDS encoding GNAT family N-acetyltransferase, producing the protein MLVELNREEFSKCRDLLNPDGQLEVKAVVEGVNPGRIFVDDRDLPTSGLVWLGNNDGFLFIGKENNEIFNQYINHLIDNIIIPDAKEINLKWFEAIGNHDGWNHTLEEVFSHRNIEPWKQRVYTLQSEDYNENSKPLLEDGYQIVKADEDLIEDKQLNSELLQSKILEFWNTSDEFFEKGIGYCAIYKKEIVSVCMSGFVVDKFHCIDIETKAEHQGKKLAQSVAHFLVRDCLDNHSVPYWDCMDENKPSIAVAENLGFKNVFNYRGYEFSLT; encoded by the coding sequence ATGCTTGTAGAGTTGAATCGTGAAGAATTCAGTAAGTGCAGGGATTTACTGAATCCTGATGGACAGTTAGAGGTTAAAGCGGTGGTTGAAGGTGTGAATCCTGGCCGGATATTTGTAGACGATCGCGATCTTCCAACATCTGGTCTTGTTTGGTTAGGAAACAATGATGGCTTTCTTTTTATAGGGAAGGAAAACAATGAAATCTTCAATCAATACATAAATCATCTTATAGACAACATCATTATTCCAGATGCTAAAGAGATCAATTTAAAATGGTTTGAAGCGATTGGAAATCACGATGGCTGGAACCATACGCTTGAGGAAGTATTTTCACACCGAAATATAGAACCTTGGAAACAACGGGTATATACTCTACAATCAGAAGATTACAATGAAAATTCAAAACCGTTGTTGGAAGACGGTTATCAGATTGTAAAAGCAGATGAAGATTTAATTGAGGACAAGCAATTGAATTCAGAATTACTACAAAGTAAAATTCTAGAGTTTTGGAATACCTCAGACGAATTTTTTGAAAAAGGGATTGGATATTGCGCTATTTACAAAAAGGAAATCGTCAGTGTTTGTATGTCTGGTTTCGTCGTAGATAAATTTCATTGTATCGATATTGAAACGAAGGCGGAACATCAAGGGAAGAAATTAGCGCAAAGCGTCGCCCATTTTCTTGTGAGGGATTGCTTAGATAATCATTCCGTACCTTACTGGGATTGTATGGACGAGAATAAACCATCAATCGCTGTTGCAGAGAATTTAGGCTTTAAAAATGTATTCAATTATAGGGGTTATGAATTTTCCCTTACATAA
- a CDS encoding alpha/beta hydrolase, producing the protein MLSVKTNTVKGYKMRDIPYTILRNEESSKRLAILLPGAGYTVQAPLFHYSTGIFINKSSDVLHVNYQYKGLSNEEINKAIIYDVNAVLEDVLSTQNYETYYVIAKSLGTIAMRSVLERDDFLNAKAIWLTPLIQRDDVLDAMVRSENKGLCYIGDKDPCYIEERYTKVLENKNITSKLIANVDHSLQYEDDAVGSIDVLKSVMTDIEQF; encoded by the coding sequence ATGTTGAGTGTTAAAACGAATACTGTCAAGGGTTATAAAATGAGGGATATTCCTTATACCATACTTAGAAATGAAGAGAGTTCTAAACGTTTGGCAATTCTATTACCTGGAGCAGGGTATACAGTTCAAGCGCCTCTCTTTCATTACTCGACTGGTATCTTTATAAATAAATCATCTGACGTATTGCACGTTAATTATCAATACAAAGGTTTATCTAATGAAGAAATCAATAAAGCAATAATATATGATGTGAACGCAGTCCTTGAGGATGTGTTATCGACACAAAATTATGAAACTTATTATGTTATTGCAAAATCTCTCGGAACGATTGCAATGCGTTCAGTACTAGAAAGAGATGACTTTTTAAACGCTAAAGCGATCTGGCTGACACCTTTAATTCAAAGAGATGATGTATTGGATGCAATGGTAAGAAGTGAAAATAAGGGATTGTGTTACATCGGAGATAAGGACCCTTGTTACATAGAAGAGAGATATACTAAAGTACTAGAAAATAAAAATATAACATCAAAATTAATTGCAAATGTGGATCATAGTTTGCAATATGAAGATGATGCCGTTGGTTCTATCGATGTATTAAAGAGTGTAATGACAGATATTGAACAATTTTAA
- a CDS encoding STAS domain-containing protein, producing MNTLTDYSHQTIRTPKNFDEAAENILHSISELLDINTLFIAKNDKCTNEIIKVVNEKDTLLSVGDSLPFEETYCKVSVDHGKDVLIIPDITQSELTRHLAVTEKLGSGSFVGVPIYYEDGRNYGTICGLDTKPFQLSERHKRMFQTMSSLLSYVLELDEANKQIEDLSAPLVPITKGVAILPIIGSIDMNRAERIMELTLVKSQGLSLDHILIDLSGITHMNDEVVTYLMRIVNLMDLVGVHPIVTGIRPDIAMQAIRSQVDMDNFQVESNLESALSEIGFELHRKEKI from the coding sequence ATGAACACTTTAACTGATTATAGTCACCAAACAATCCGAACACCTAAAAACTTCGATGAAGCTGCTGAAAATATTTTGCATTCAATAAGTGAATTATTAGACATTAACACGCTATTCATTGCGAAAAATGATAAATGTACGAACGAAATCATTAAGGTAGTAAATGAAAAGGATACGTTATTATCTGTAGGGGATAGCTTACCTTTTGAAGAAACCTATTGTAAGGTGAGTGTGGATCATGGGAAAGACGTACTCATCATTCCTGATATTACGCAAAGCGAGTTAACAAGACATCTGGCAGTTACGGAGAAATTGGGAAGTGGCAGTTTTGTAGGTGTCCCGATTTATTATGAAGATGGTAGAAATTATGGGACGATTTGTGGATTGGACACGAAACCTTTCCAATTATCAGAACGTCATAAGAGAATGTTCCAAACCATGAGTTCATTACTGTCCTACGTATTGGAATTGGATGAGGCCAATAAGCAAATCGAAGACTTGTCTGCTCCGCTCGTTCCGATTACGAAGGGCGTCGCGATTTTACCTATCATTGGGAGTATTGATATGAACAGAGCGGAAAGGATCATGGAGCTGACTTTAGTCAAAAGTCAGGGACTATCCTTGGATCATATCTTAATTGATTTATCTGGGATTACACACATGAATGATGAAGTCGTGACGTATCTGATGCGAATCGTAAATCTGATGGATTTGGTCGGTGTTCATCCGATCGTAACCGGGATTCGCCCTGACATTGCCATGCAAGCCATTCGCTCTCAGGTAGACATGGATAATTTCCAGGTCGAATCGAATCTTGAAAGTGCCTTAAGTGAAATCGGATTCGAACTTCATCGAAAAGAAAAAATATAA
- a CDS encoding ABC transporter ATP-binding protein — MTTHALEVRSLTKVIGKKKIVDDVSFSVNKGEIFGLLGPNGAGKTTIIRMIVSLINRTDGAVIIDGKNLDEQFKETMSEMGAIVENPEFYKYMSGYKNLKHYANMALKEVSDERIKEVARLVKLEDVMHQKVKTYSLGMRQRLGVAQALLHNPSLLILDEPTNGLDPQGIREFRDYLHTLASEGMSVLVSSHLLSEMQLMCDRFAILEKGKLIHISSMHETTEIDDAKEVIFEVDNSQEAVDIVKEKVEASSFKVLSDNQFSVTVNRASISTINRLLISNDIDVYGINTVTATLEDRFFEITNKGAREGQMQ; from the coding sequence ATGACAACACATGCTTTAGAGGTACGATCGTTGACGAAGGTCATTGGAAAGAAGAAGATCGTCGATGATGTCAGTTTCAGTGTGAATAAGGGGGAAATCTTTGGTCTTTTGGGTCCGAATGGGGCAGGGAAAACGACCATCATCCGTATGATTGTCAGTTTAATCAATCGTACAGATGGAGCCGTCATTATAGATGGAAAGAACCTTGATGAACAATTCAAAGAAACGATGAGTGAAATGGGTGCCATTGTTGAAAACCCGGAATTTTACAAGTATATGAGTGGATACAAAAACTTAAAGCATTATGCAAATATGGCACTTAAAGAAGTGTCAGATGAACGAATTAAGGAAGTTGCTCGATTAGTAAAATTGGAAGACGTGATGCATCAAAAGGTGAAAACGTATTCCCTTGGCATGAGACAAAGGCTAGGAGTAGCTCAAGCATTATTACATAACCCGTCATTGCTGATTTTAGATGAGCCTACGAATGGATTGGATCCTCAAGGGATAAGAGAATTCAGGGATTACCTACATACCCTTGCCAGTGAAGGGATGTCTGTACTGGTTTCCTCTCACCTTTTATCTGAAATGCAGCTGATGTGTGATCGTTTTGCCATACTCGAAAAAGGTAAGCTGATCCATATTTCATCCATGCATGAAACGACGGAGATCGATGATGCGAAAGAGGTCATTTTTGAAGTGGACAATTCTCAAGAAGCAGTGGATATCGTGAAAGAAAAAGTGGAAGCTTCAAGCTTCAAAGTGCTTTCAGACAACCAGTTCTCTGTCACAGTTAACAGAGCGTCGATCAGTACAATTAATCGACTATTGATCTCAAATGATATTGACGTTTATGGCATAAATACGGTAACCGCTACACTGGAAGACCGCTTTTTCGAAATTACGAACAAAGGTGCAAGGGAGGGGCAAATGCAATGA